CCTGCCCGGCGTGTCCAGCTTCCAGCTGCACTTCGCCGACTACGACATCCTCACCCCCGGCGACCGGCCCGACGTGCTGGTGGCGATGAACCCCGCGGCGCTCAAGGCGAACATCGCCGACCTGCCGCCCGGCGGCATCCTGATCGTCAACACCGACGAGTTCTCCAAGCGCGCCCTGTCCAAGGTCGGCTACGGCTCCGACCCGCTCGAGGACGGCTCGCTGGAGGAGTTCCAGGTGCACAAGGTCGCGATGGCGACCCTGACCCGCAGCGCGCTGGAGCCGACCGGCCTGTCCAAGAAGGACGCCGAGCGGGCCAAGAACATGTTCGCGCTCGGCCTGCTGTCCTGGATGTACCACCGGCCGACCGAGGGCACCGAGCGCTTCCTGCGGGAGAAGTTCGCCAAGAAGCCCGACATCGCCGAGGCCAACGTGCTGGCCTTCCGCACCGGGTGGAACTACGGCGAGACCACCGAGGCCTTCGCGGTCACCTACGAGGTCGCCCCCGCCAAGCTGAACCCGGGCACCTACCGCCAGATCACCGGCAACACCGCGCTGGCGTACGGGATCGTGGCCGCGGGGCAGCGCTCCGAGCTGCCGGTGTTCCTGGGCACCTACCCGATCACCCCGGCCTCGGACATCCTGCACGAGCTGTCCAAGCACAAGAACTTCGGCGTGACGACCTTCCAGGCGGAGGACGAGATCGCCGCCATCGGCGCCGCGCTCGGGGCCTCCTACGGCGGGGCGCTCGGCGTCACCACCACCTCGGGCCCCGGTGTCGCGCTGAAGTCGGAGACCATCGGCCTGGCGGTGATGACGGAGCTGCCGCTGCTGGTCGTCGCCGTGCAGCGCGGTGGCCCCTCCACCGGTCTGCCGACCAAGACCGAGCAGGCCGACCTGCTGCAGGCGATGTTCGGCCGCAACGGCGAGGCGCCGCTGCCGGTGATCGCGCCGTCCACCCCGGCGGACTGCTTCGCGGCGACGCTGGAGGCGGCGAAGATCGCGCTGACCTACCGCACGCCGGTGATGCTGCTCTCCGACGGCTACATCGCCAACGGTTCCGAGCCGTGGCTGATCCCGACCACGGCGGACCTGCCCGACCTGCGGGTGGAGTTCGCCGCCGAGCCCAACGCACCGGACGGCTCCGGCGAGTTCTGGCCGTACGTGCGCGATCCGGAGACGCTGGCGCGCGCGTGGGCGGTGCCGGGCACCCCCGGGTTGGAGCACCGGATCGGCGGTCTGGAGAAGGCCGACGGCAAGGGC
The window above is part of the Allokutzneria albata genome. Proteins encoded here:
- a CDS encoding 2-oxoacid:acceptor oxidoreductase subunit alpha; translation: MSVSTPGRETEIRKLDRVVIRFAGDSGDGMQLTGDRFTSEAAAFGNDLATLPNFPAEIRAPAGTLPGVSSFQLHFADYDILTPGDRPDVLVAMNPAALKANIADLPPGGILIVNTDEFSKRALSKVGYGSDPLEDGSLEEFQVHKVAMATLTRSALEPTGLSKKDAERAKNMFALGLLSWMYHRPTEGTERFLREKFAKKPDIAEANVLAFRTGWNYGETTEAFAVTYEVAPAKLNPGTYRQITGNTALAYGIVAAGQRSELPVFLGTYPITPASDILHELSKHKNFGVTTFQAEDEIAAIGAALGASYGGALGVTTTSGPGVALKSETIGLAVMTELPLLVVAVQRGGPSTGLPTKTEQADLLQAMFGRNGEAPLPVIAPSTPADCFAATLEAAKIALTYRTPVMLLSDGYIANGSEPWLIPTTADLPDLRVEFAAEPNAPDGSGEFWPYVRDPETLARAWAVPGTPGLEHRIGGLEKADGKGNISYDPDNHDKMVRLRQAKIDGVAVPDIEVEDPSGAADVLVLGWGSTYGPIGAACRRVRRQGMKIAHAHLRHLNPFPGNLGEVLRGYRKVVVPEMNLGQLALLLRAKYLVDVISHTKVSGLPYKAEELQDVFIEIVQGVQA